In Oryzias latipes chromosome 6, ASM223467v1, the sequence TATGATAACAATGAGTAAAAGAAGAATCAAACCTGCTCCTCCTGCAAGCACAGCCATGACAAccaattttggaaaacaaagcaaaggagCAGATGATGTTTTACACGTCAGCCGAACACCGTCGCTGCTTTCTTTGCTGATGTTGTTTTCTACGCTGCAAGAAAACCTTCTCTCTTCTTTCACCTCCatcaaagaaatgctcagacTTTGAGTCTTTTCATTCGTTAAAATCCTCTCATCAATCATCCATGAGTAATTCAAATAATGTGGTTTGGACACACTGCAGTGAAGTTTAACAGCATTGGACTTAAAGTCACAGATGTAAGTCAGTTGAGGTTTTGGCACTTTGTCCATCACACAGAGGTGCCTGTCCCATTCTTTTTCTAAAGTGCCATTAGAATGCCAAACACTTGCTTTGTAATTCCCTGCACTTGCGAATTGAAGATTCTTCAGTAAAAGAGATCCAGTGGAAGAGATGTCCTCCGGTTTTCCATGAagcacctttcctttcattctttggAAGATGACTGTGTTGTTGTGAGTCCATTTCAAGTTATTTTTCAGATCCTTATGAGCAAATGGTAACATCAAATTTTGTCCGACTGCTCCATAGACATCACATGTATCCTTGTTTGCATCCAATAAGCCAAGGAATTCCAAAAGAATGATGGCAGCAACAAGATTTGCCATGATGAGCCGAAATATGTGTCTTTCGAAATCCAGATGAAACTGTCTTCTCCCCAGCTCCAGCTAAAGTGCAGTCCACCTTAAACCTAAACGCCCCTCTAAAACCTAAAACGTGACGTAAACAAGGAAGTGAACATTTCCAAGAAGGAAACTGTTACCAAAGTCTTTAATTTCAGTTCTCCAAAATGTATCGCAGGCATGTGGCAAATGATGATTTCAGCTGATGTAAAAGTCTGCATTTCATGACGAATCTCAAACTTCTTAGGccataaagcttttttttattgtagttaGTCCTTAAGAATTGCATAACATCAATGCAGtctaatttaaagacccactccaatgaaaatagtgtttttaacatgttttgtttcttgcatgatggaggacatttgaaAGACAATTATgctttaaattgcttttttgagtatttcttcattcaaatctttgtgaatcagaaaaACTGTGTATCTGTTAACATGCTGGGTGGGTCATAAGCTCCATACTCTGCTCTATTTTGATGCAGCCACTTGTAAATGATTAAATCCTTCGtattcttcgtctgagctggcatctgactgaCAACTGTACGGCTGCAGAGCTTCATCATTGCAGCgttaatgttagattggggttgaggggctgtaagctagtggaaggggtgtaaacaaagggatgaattcccacccacaactcaaaagtGAATTTGTGACGAACttgtgccgctctgcagaaattgtgtccagacacaggtttttttaattttgactaaaaatgtctaaaattaaaattaaaagaagacTAAGAACACATTTagaaattgtttaaaaagtgaTCAGAGTTGGACTCAAaagaaaggatttaaaaaaaaattatgagtgaatttaataaaaatgtagcTATAATAAGAGCTCCTATCATTCATCATTTATGGTGTAGTCCTCACACAGTATAACTCTCCCATTATTTAGGATTGATTGATTTCCAAGAATTTCCCAAGAATGTAGTTCATAACGTAGGAAGTATTCCCAAGAATTTCCCAAGAATGTAGTTCATAAGGTAGGAAGTATTAGGAGATATTAGATTTTTAGCTGATTATTGGTTATTTTCTGTAGAAAATTTTGGATTTTAACTGAGAACAACAGAACAAACATGATTTTACTGATATTATTAAATAAGATAAGAAGCATATTATTACTTTGCTTTGCTTTACTTCTTTACGAGAAGCAAAAGCTTTagctcatttctttcttttgtggcTCTGAAAAGGAGCCACCATATTTTTCATGTTACTAAATAAActatttgcttaaaaaaaaaaaagtccattcaTTATCTTCGGAGTACTTTTTCTGAAATCATGTGCTCCAATTCCAGTAAGCCAGAGTTGTTGCTAGCTGAACATCCAGGAATGCTCGCTCACATTGAAACCAATCTAAATTTTAACTGTCTTGGCAGAAGCTCCACACAGATGAATTCATTTTGGGCCCCCCAACCATCATTTTTTACACAATTAGTGATGATTCACTCTCGCTGTGCAACTCTCAGCACCTTCAAAGAGACCCACAGTGTGACGAACACCTGTTTCGCTCCTCTTCACCGTCATTACACTCTTTCCCTCCCTGAGGGAAGACATTGATTGAAGTGTTAGCTCTTCGAAAGGGGCGTAACCGCGTGCTGGATGCAATGAATTCTTAGTTACTAGGGTTGTAAATATTTGGTCCCCAGAAAAATTCCCTGCTGACCCAGCTTTAAATTGGAGCATAAGTGTGCATGCGTGCGCCTTGTGAGGAGTCGAATGAGGCACAGATGAGGACAAGTAAAGATCCTTGTGTTTTACTGGCAGACATAAAGCAAACAGGATTCCTGCTCCAAACTATAAACTTTTAAATAAGTGTTGGGATGCCAAATGTCCAACTGAATGAGTTTCATAGTCTGCCTTCTAATGCTTAACATCAAACAAATACATGTGAAAATACTATGCTGTGGACAACTTCCCCAGCTGAAAAACACGCTGAAATAATCCTCACTTCAACATTCTGACCCCAGCATGTGGTTTACTTCAAGCCTAATGTGCTGGCTTACACCCAACCAAATATAAAGAATGAAAATCCAAATACATCTATCCAGAGCAAAGATAAATTCAGTGTATTACTTCTTGAATATGTGCCATTGATGCTAAATCATGTTTTATCTACATTCTGTTGTGCTGCAAATATTTTTCCCATTGCTGGTCTAATAAAACTGCTGAGATCTCCTATTACAAGTAATGAAAGTGATTTTTAAGAGTCggttttgtttgtgttaaaaagtaaaacaatgaGAACTTGTGCTGTAGCGTGATTTGTTAATATAAAGTTTGCAAGTATAAAATATATGATGGGCTTTTGAAATCATTTCTATCTTGTGGATACAAAGTAGACATCCTGGTGTTGCTCAGTTTTGCTTCTCTCATTTCTGACCTGTTTGGAGAAGtgttcagtcatgcaagcttcTGAGGAAGAGCAATGCAATGACAGGAAAGGCTTGATGACACAGTGGCACAATGCGACATGGactcagcaaaaaaataaaaaataaataaatcatcaacTTTGCTGTCATATGGTTATTTTTGCATATAATGTTATAAAAAGAGCATGAAGGATTAGAGAACCAAGAACCATTTGTGTTTTGAATTAACGCAGTCGGTTAAGCTGACCAGTTGCCGTCAGCTTTAAATAACTGTtgacatgttcttttaatttgcaCCAGAATAAGGTCTGAACAGAACAGGCATGGGTTAATTGGCCTCTGTGGTTCCTCCAACTGCCCAACTGATGTTTAATTCAAGGGCCCAGATGGAGGTGTGAGAGTCTGGCTGAGAGTCCCAGGACTCACACTCTCACCAGACGTGGCCGTGGCTGTGGAAGGCCCCCAGGGAGGATCTGGTgggctcctgctgctgcacaaAGTCACTGTAATCTGGGAAAGTGATGTCGTCATGAGTtgaatgtaaacaaaatgaaattttgTAAAGTTTGGTAAGACCAGACTTATGTTGAGgtggtttacatttaaattattgACTGTGTGGAGTTCTTTCATAGGTCAAAACATCCAAAATAATTAGCTTTAATCATTTAAATTGGGTTAGGTTTGCTGCTGCTTTACACTGCAAAACAACCCTCCTAGAAGTAAGTAAAACAttcttaaaatgtgaaaaatgttctttgaataagcacaaaaatctgaaatgtagtgagaaaaattgtcttaccaagaattcctATAAAAAAAACGTTAGTTACTTTTTTCAAGTTAATATTATTTTgctatggaaaaacaaaaaatattacaatttttcttgaaacaaagaTCTTTTTACTTCAGTTTTGCAGTTTTAGAGgtctatttgtgttttttttctttggttgtgTCTCCTGTCAGTTCCCTCAAACGTAATCGGAGAGTTCTGTAAACCTCAGAACTGTCCACACAGCTTTACAAACCGGATCTTCCTCAAATAAGGATTGCAACATATCTACTTGTTAATTCTGGTTTTGGTCCTCTACCCACCGTCTTCCAGGATGGCAAGGTCTTGCAACAGCACCAGAACAGTTTCAGTATACTGTTATGCACGCTTTCAAAACCCCCTTATGCAGacaacagaacagaacaaaaacattttccagagTTTCCATCAAGCTGAGAGTCTTTTCCCATTTCCATTATTTTCCCTCATATCCTCTGTGGTGCCGTTATAGCTCTGCTACTGACATTACAGGATGTCTGAATCCTGTCACAGATCACAGTCTCTCTAAGCTGGAGACTCTCCCACTACATCTCTAAAATGGTTGTCAAGACAAAAACCAGGCCTTTCTCTTCTGACAGAGTTCAGGAGATCACAGTCTATATTTCCTTTAACATTACATGAAGCTTTAAATCGTCTGGTTCGGTTGTGGATGCAGAGGGGAGGGGCTGGACCGCATTTTAAACACAATACAGGCTGGGGCTTATCATTTCTGACTGCTCTGGAGCCGCCACTGAGGAGGAAGCCGCTTATATCATCTTTGTTTTGCTTGAGCCCAGCTGTTTTTGCTCACTTGACTGACCGGCTATCTGCTGAAGCTGGGGACCTTTGATGTGCCGTGGGAGGTGGTGACCCCAAAACCTGCCTCATATCTGCCTGCCGGAGTTCAAGTTTAAACAATTAAGAAGAATTGTTTTTAGTCCCCAGGGCCTCTGTTCTCTGTTCGTTTCCTTCAACAGCCAATGAAAGCTGAGGAGCATCTTTAAGAGGGATGCTATGCGAATGACAACAAGCTCCAGACGTGGACAACACTCCATAAAGCTTATGGTTGTATGTAATTAGGTCCAATCACAAACTGTACCAATGAAGAAAACACCCGTTAACAATCACTTCTAATCCAAACAAAGAGTTCAACTCCATAAAAGTCAACCAGAAAAGCTGATTATAATAGAATTTGTTGGACAGCTGGGAAGGATGAACAACACTTGGTTTCTGAGATTTCACCCCAGATTATGTCATTTGTAGTTGCCCGAGGCTTATCCTCTCTGCACTTTGCTTTCAAGACTAACAAACATTTGGGCCTTAACAGATGGGTTTCCCTCAGATAATCTTGAAGatgtaatacaaaaaaacatttgtgactCTAACTTTTCAGTCTCTATTTTCCAAGCAAACACATTCAATAGAAGTTCCCAAAATGATGCTGGAAAAGGACTCTGCAGTGGTTTCTGCTCATGGAAGCACCGAGGTCTGTGTGAATTTACTCCTCTGTTGCACCATGCTGGAAACCATGATCTCTGCTTCTGTGAGAAACTgtataatacaataaaaaatgtaaatattcatCATGGCAGCAACCCAGGTtagcaatgtttttatttattgttcaaATACATTACAATCATGTGGTAATTTTGAGGCAGTTGAAGTCTTGGAAtaaatttttgttgtttaaaaca encodes:
- the cd2 gene encoding T-cell surface antigen CD2 is translated as MANLVAAIILLEFLGLLDANKDTCDVYGAVGQNLMLPFAHKDLKNNLKWTHNNTVIFQRMKGKVLHGKPEDISSTGSLLLKNLQFASAGNYKASVWHSNGTLEKEWDRHLCVMDKVPKPQLTYICDFKSNAVKLHCSVSKPHYLNYSWMIDERILTNEKTQSLSISLMEVKEERRFSCSVENNISKESSDGVRLTCKTSSAPLLCFPKLVVMAVLAGGAGLILLLLIVIIALCCCCKHKKRRATVEEEDKPEIISMSNREPNSPSYDYEQMHAIDSFLLSTSQDSGGTEYASVSKLKAQTENLPKQLSTPAEVQLKASPVPKPRTKMATKANI